In the Lepidochelys kempii isolate rLepKem1 chromosome 3, rLepKem1.hap2, whole genome shotgun sequence genome, one interval contains:
- the LOC140908382 gene encoding LOW QUALITY PROTEIN: zinc finger BED domain-containing protein 5-like (The sequence of the model RefSeq protein was modified relative to this genomic sequence to represent the inferred CDS: inserted 2 bases in 1 codon; substituted 2 bases at 2 genomic stop codons) has translation MEDVIRENDGGKERNHRFGKIMPDRYIKKQEEAGVKRPKQKYDESYLSFGFTCVGNKEVPDAQYVVCNKILANSSLAPAKLRRHLETKHAEYKDKDISFFKRQRDSLGNCKLLMIKMAKTDNESATEAPYRVSYHIALAGEAHSIGEKFIKPCAKDIVTCMLSEQSGKKIDAVQLSNHTAARCIKHLANDIEKELVCRLKICHEYSLQLDEPTDFSGLAVLLVFVRYRFNNITEEDLLLCESLQSYTTGEEIFNCINNFIRKHEISWGKCIDVCSDNARAMIGKIKRVVMHIISVAPESTKSHCVLHRQALAVKEIPADLKIVLDEAVQMISFVKSRPLQPRLFKILCEEMGSQHKTLLLHTEVRWLSRGKVLVKLFQLHSELLVFFTSENSGRKFNDCLKNSLWLMRLAYLADIFAKLNKINLSLQGKNVTIFTTMDKILLLKKKLEFWASSVEQNNFDCFPTVHELLIEINSTVHXEVSTTILQHLRXTLLEYFPITTDDDAWVRNQFVITAKPVSFTAHDYKSLTDLISDGKQKDLLLNNFWSSLIEEYPNVAKHVVRVLLPFATTYLCEMGFSYYIATKTKYRNRLDAAPDMRLQLSSIIPNIKXICDRKTQKHQSH, from the exons TATATCAAAAAACAAGAAGAAGCAGGTGTTAAAAGACCGAAACAAAAGTATGATGAAAGTTATTTGTCTTTTGGTTTTACGTGTGTTGGAAATAAAGAAGTTCCTGATGCGCAGTACGTCGTGTGCAACAAAATACTAGCAAACAGTTCATTGGCTCCTGCTAAACTTCGTAGGCATTTGGAAACCAAGCATGCTGAGTACAAAGACAAAGATATAAGTTTTTTCAAGAGGCAGCGTGACTCACTTGGAAACTGTAAACTTTTGATGATTAAAATGGCTAAAACAGACAACGAAAGTGCAACAGAGGCACCTTATCGAGTAAGTTACCATATAGCGCTTGCCGGAGAAGCTCACAGTATTGGAGAAAAGTTTATCAAGCCTTGCGCAAAAGATATTGTAACGTGCATGTTGAGCGAGCAGTCTGGTAAAAAAATTGATGCTGTACAGTTGTCAAATCATACTGCTGCACGCTGTATTAAACATCTTGCCAATGACATAGAAAAAGAGCTAGTTTGCCGACTGAAAATTTGCCACGAGTATTCATTGCAGCTAGATGAGCCCACTGACTTTTCAGGACTTGCTGTGCTACTAGTATTTGTCCGATATAGATTTAATAATATTACTGAAGAGGACCTGCTCTTATGTGAATCTCTGCAAAGCTACACGACTGGAGAAGAAATATTCAACTGCATCAACAATTTTATCAGAAAGCATGAAATTAGTTGGGGAAAATGTATTGATGTATGTTCTGACAATGCTCGGGCAATGATCGGGAAGATTAAGAGAGTTGTAATGCACATCATAAGTGTGGCACCAGAAAGCACTAAGAGCCATTGTGTTCTACACAGACAAGCACTTGCAGTTAAAGAAATACCAGCAGATCTAAAAATTGTGCTCGATGAAGCAGTACAAATGATCAGTTTTGTCAAATCTAGACCACTTCAACCCAGATTATTTAAAATTTTGTGTGAGGAAATGGGTAGTCAGCACAAAACGCTTCTTTTACATACGGAAGTGAGGTGGCTATCCAGAGGAAAAGTGCTTGTGAAGCTTTTTCAACTTCATAGTGAACTACTGGTATTCTTCACTTCAGAAAATTCAGGACGAAAATTTAATGACTGTCTGAAAAATTCCTTGTGGCTAATGAGACTTGCGTATCTTGcagatatttttgcaaaattaaacaaaattaatcTGTCGCTTCAAGGAAAGAATGTGACCATTTTTACTACAATGGATAAAATTTTGTTGTTAAAAAAGAAACTGGAATTCTGGGCATCTTCTGTAGAACAGAACAACTTTGACTGCTTCCCTACAGTACATGAACTTCTGATTGAAATAAATTCTACAGTCCACTAAGAAGTTTCCACCACCATTTTACAGCACTTACG GACTCTATTAGAATATTTTCCTATAACTACTGATGATGATGCTTGGGTTCGAAATCAGTTTGTAATTACAGCCAAACCAGTCAGCTTTACTGCGCACGATTACAAAAGCCTAACTGACTTAATTTCTGATGGGAAACAAAAGGATCTTCTGCTGAATAATTTTTGGAGCAGCCTAATAGAAGAGTACCCTAATGTGGCTAAACATGTAGTTCGAGTGCTCCTTCCTTTTGCTACAACTTATTTGTGTGAGATGGGATTTTCGTATTATATTGCAACAAAAACCAAATATAGGAATAGACTTGATGCTGCACCTGACATGAGGCTTCAACTTTCCAGCATTATTCCTAATATTAAGTGAATATGTGATAGAAAAACGCAGAAACACCAATCCCATTAA